The following proteins come from a genomic window of Flavobacteriales bacterium:
- the miaA gene encoding tRNA (adenosine(37)-N6)-dimethylallyltransferase MiaA — MQLPALVIIGGPTASGKTDAGIALAKHFGTEVISADSRQFYRAMRIGTARPLEHDLHGVRHHFLGHLELEETWSAGRFAREAEPLLQELLAKHGIAVLVGGSGLYIDALVKGLDPLPASDPRLRERLQKQLEARGLDSLVQDLEKIDATTHARIDRANPHRVIRALEVCLLTGKPYSEQRSGAQDRADMRIIRIAMELPREQLYARIDERVDRMIAEGLVGEARALLPHRSLNALQTVGYKELFAHFDGALDLAAAIALIKQHSRNYAKRQVTWLRRDASWHWLPPADHLAHIAHAEAQR; from the coding sequence ATGCAGCTGCCCGCGCTCGTGATCATCGGCGGGCCCACCGCTTCGGGCAAGACGGATGCGGGCATCGCGCTCGCGAAGCACTTCGGAACGGAGGTCATCAGCGCCGATTCGCGGCAGTTCTATCGGGCGATGCGGATCGGCACGGCGCGGCCCTTGGAGCACGACCTGCACGGCGTGAGGCATCACTTCCTCGGGCATTTGGAACTGGAAGAGACCTGGAGCGCGGGCCGCTTCGCCCGTGAAGCGGAGCCCCTGCTGCAAGAGCTGCTCGCCAAGCATGGCATCGCCGTGCTCGTGGGCGGCAGCGGCCTGTACATCGACGCGCTGGTCAAGGGCCTCGACCCGTTGCCGGCCAGCGACCCCCGATTGCGCGAGCGCTTGCAGAAGCAACTCGAGGCGCGAGGCCTCGATTCGCTGGTGCAGGACCTCGAGAAGATTGATGCCACCACCCACGCGCGCATCGACCGGGCGAACCCGCACCGCGTGATCCGCGCGCTCGAGGTATGCCTGCTCACCGGCAAGCCGTACAGCGAGCAGCGCTCGGGCGCACAGGACCGCGCGGACATGCGCATCATCCGCATCGCCATGGAGCTGCCGCGCGAACAGCTCTATGCCCGCATCGACGAACGCGTGGACCGCATGATCGCCGAGGGACTTGTGGGGGAAGCGCGCGCCCTCCTTCCCCATCGCTCACTCAATGCGCTGCAGACCGTCGGCTACAAGGAGCTCTTCGCGCACTTCGATGGCGCGTTGGACCTGGCTGCGGCCATCGCCCTCATCAAGCAGCACAGCCGTAATTACGCTAAACGGCAGGTCACCTGGCTCCGGCGCGATGCATCGTGGCACTGGCTCCCGCCCGCCGATCATCTCGCGCACATCGCCCATGCGGAGGCCCAGCGATGA
- a CDS encoding SpoIIE family protein phosphatase, with translation MELSIGLAVVAVPVALLGAATGLAFAYNRLRARHERIERDRASYLEVLEGSNDGLFVINFVNGRIYQANEKAASMLGYAREELQGLTIFQLHPDSMLHRSAERIADAWEKKGAVYDDVPMLTASGAVLPVESSARVTSYDGRPAIILFIRDIRERIALQEKVSEQQALVKRQNADLLSSIRYAQRIQRAVLPEAADLAALFPESFILFRPRDIVSGDLFWFTEVDGKKVVAAADCTGHGVPGALLSLIGASLFEEVVLQRRITEPAAMLDAMRAGFEQVLNKGELEVSHRDGMNVSVAVVDERSATLRFAGAYHPLYLVRNGALTELKADRMPIGYHEGIDKPFAQHEARCLPGDRIYLFSDGIADQFGGPQGRKLRSAGFRQWLVETAGLGMDDQHQAISDRFRNWKGNEEQVDDVLLIGVQL, from the coding sequence ATGGAGCTGAGCATTGGCCTCGCCGTGGTGGCCGTGCCCGTGGCGCTGCTCGGCGCCGCTACCGGATTGGCCTTCGCGTACAACCGGCTGCGTGCGCGCCATGAGCGCATCGAGCGCGACCGGGCCAGTTACCTGGAAGTGCTCGAGGGCAGCAACGACGGACTCTTCGTGATCAACTTCGTCAACGGCCGCATCTATCAGGCGAACGAGAAGGCCGCATCGATGCTGGGCTATGCGCGGGAGGAGTTGCAGGGCCTCACCATCTTCCAACTGCACCCGGACAGCATGCTGCACCGCAGCGCCGAGCGCATCGCCGATGCGTGGGAGAAGAAGGGCGCGGTGTATGACGATGTACCGATGCTCACTGCCAGCGGCGCCGTGCTCCCCGTGGAGAGCAGCGCACGCGTGACCAGCTACGATGGCCGGCCCGCCATCATCCTCTTCATCCGCGACATCCGCGAGCGGATCGCCCTGCAGGAGAAGGTGAGCGAGCAGCAAGCGCTGGTGAAGCGCCAGAACGCGGACCTGCTCAGCAGCATCCGCTACGCGCAGCGCATCCAGCGCGCGGTGCTGCCCGAAGCGGCCGATCTCGCCGCGTTGTTCCCCGAGAGCTTCATCCTCTTCCGTCCGCGCGATATCGTGAGCGGTGATCTGTTCTGGTTCACCGAGGTCGATGGGAAGAAGGTCGTGGCAGCGGCGGATTGCACCGGTCATGGCGTGCCGGGCGCCTTGCTCAGCCTCATCGGCGCCTCGCTCTTCGAGGAGGTGGTGCTGCAGCGCCGCATCACGGAGCCAGCGGCCATGCTCGACGCCATGCGCGCAGGATTCGAGCAGGTGCTCAACAAGGGCGAGCTCGAGGTGAGCCACCGCGATGGCATGAACGTGAGCGTGGCCGTCGTGGATGAGCGCAGCGCCACCTTGCGGTTCGCCGGGGCCTACCATCCGCTCTACCTGGTGCGCAACGGTGCGCTCACCGAGTTGAAGGCCGACCGCATGCCCATCGGCTACCACGAGGGCATCGACAAGCCCTTCGCCCAGCACGAAGCGCGATGCCTTCCCGGCGATCGCATCTACCTCTTCTCCGATGGCATCGCCGACCAGTTCGGCGGGCCGCAGGGCAGGAAGCTGCGCAGCGCGGGCTTCAGGCAATGGCTCGTGGAGACCGCGGGCCTGGGCATGGACGATCAGCACCAGGCCATCAGCGACCGCTTCCGCAATTGGAAGGGGAACGAGGAGCAAGTGGATGATGTGCTGCTGATCGGCGTGCAGCTTTGA
- a CDS encoding peroxiredoxin family protein, whose product MTRVLTRIHPFTSLALLLLLASAVPLLLGEPLLMAGMLVLAHGFVQLEFKKYTSNYQFTLILLTALAIGIALDLRYSTWPMLTLAMLLSGTAIIARQAFMQQFTYVNLLWLDSGMSVAAAGLYAFAVSGQPFAWDLWLAPLLPIVGALGLTFSYVQDGFRIRRSTRFGYKVQVGQEAVDFTLPDQDGRPVRLSSYRGQHPVLLIFVRGDWCPGCHMMLRTYERNRQRFAEKGVHVVAIGPDNIDVNRDMVARIGVGYRMLSDSDQQVSGQYGVVYNNPLLEVGVDYEQGIPLPASFLIDVDGMVRYVSRPDRVGEFLDPELIFGALQGLNATPAASWS is encoded by the coding sequence ATGACGCGCGTGCTCACGCGGATACACCCCTTCACGAGCCTGGCCCTGCTCCTCTTGCTGGCCTCGGCCGTGCCCCTCCTGCTCGGTGAACCACTGCTCATGGCCGGCATGCTTGTGCTGGCGCACGGCTTCGTTCAGCTCGAGTTTAAGAAGTACACGAGCAACTACCAATTCACGCTGATCCTGCTCACGGCGCTGGCCATCGGCATCGCGCTCGACCTGCGTTACAGCACCTGGCCCATGCTCACCTTGGCCATGCTGCTGTCGGGCACGGCCATCATCGCCCGGCAGGCCTTCATGCAGCAGTTCACCTATGTGAACCTGCTCTGGCTCGATTCGGGCATGTCGGTCGCCGCCGCAGGGCTGTATGCGTTTGCGGTCAGTGGCCAGCCTTTCGCCTGGGACCTCTGGCTCGCGCCGCTGCTGCCCATCGTGGGCGCGCTCGGGCTCACCTTCAGCTATGTGCAGGACGGCTTCCGCATCCGGCGCAGCACGCGCTTCGGCTACAAGGTGCAGGTGGGGCAGGAGGCGGTGGACTTCACGCTGCCCGATCAGGACGGGCGCCCGGTGCGGCTCTCTTCCTACCGTGGCCAGCATCCGGTGCTCTTGATCTTCGTGCGCGGCGATTGGTGCCCCGGCTGCCACATGATGCTGCGCACCTACGAGCGCAATCGGCAGCGCTTCGCCGAGAAGGGCGTCCACGTGGTGGCCATCGGCCCCGACAACATCGACGTGAACCGCGACATGGTGGCGCGCATCGGCGTGGGCTACCGCATGCTCAGTGACAGCGACCAGCAGGTGAGTGGGCAATACGGCGTGGTGTACAACAACCCCTTGCTCGAGGTGGGCGTTGATTACGAGCAAGGCATCCCGTTGCCCGCTTCATTCCTCATCGACGTCGATGGCATGGTGCGTTACGTCTCGCGCCCCGATCGGGTCGGCGAGTTCCTGGACCCGGAGCTGATCTTCGGTGCGCTCCAAGGCCTCAATGCGACACCAGCAGCATCATGGAGCTGA
- a CDS encoding EamA family transporter, translated as MQHLRARSLERWLPRRMPVPAAPSRLKVILAFAALYIIWGSTYYGIKEALTGFPPFMLGGLRFAAASVIMFVMTRAQGFSVVPESGLWKVLLVGFLLLFVGNGAVVWAQQTVPSGVAAIAIAVAPLTFTLVDKPQWGVNFRSPTTMIGIAAGITGVWLLFRERLSVQLTDQGFEAEATAIAVLALGILAWPSGSVWSKYNPVKLSNTANSAWQMLTGAVCFLAVSVARGEWEGFSFADVPRNAWIAEAYLVVFGSVIAFSAYVWLLSVRPATQVSTYAYVNPVVAVLLGVWLGKEQIGVMEIGGLVIILLGVLLINWAKYRAR; from the coding sequence ATGCAGCATCTTCGCGCCCGTTCGCTGGAGCGTTGGTTGCCGAGGCGGATGCCCGTGCCTGCCGCACCCTCCCGCCTCAAGGTCATCCTTGCTTTTGCGGCCCTCTACATCATTTGGGGCAGCACGTATTACGGCATCAAGGAGGCGCTCACGGGCTTCCCGCCCTTCATGCTCGGCGGCCTGCGCTTCGCGGCGGCGAGCGTGATCATGTTCGTGATGACCCGGGCACAGGGTTTCAGCGTAGTGCCGGAGAGCGGACTTTGGAAAGTGCTTCTCGTGGGCTTCCTCCTGCTCTTCGTGGGCAACGGCGCCGTGGTATGGGCGCAGCAAACGGTGCCCAGCGGCGTGGCGGCCATCGCCATCGCCGTGGCGCCGCTCACCTTCACGCTGGTCGACAAGCCGCAGTGGGGCGTGAACTTCCGAAGCCCTACCACCATGATCGGGATCGCAGCGGGGATCACAGGCGTGTGGCTGCTCTTCCGCGAGCGGTTGAGCGTGCAACTGACGGATCAAGGTTTCGAGGCCGAGGCCACGGCGATCGCGGTGCTGGCCTTGGGCATCCTGGCCTGGCCAAGCGGCTCGGTGTGGAGCAAGTACAACCCCGTGAAGCTCTCGAACACGGCGAACAGCGCGTGGCAGATGCTCACGGGCGCCGTGTGCTTCCTTGCGGTGAGCGTGGCGCGCGGCGAATGGGAGGGTTTCTCCTTCGCCGATGTGCCGCGGAATGCCTGGATCGCCGAGGCCTACCTGGTGGTCTTCGGCAGCGTGATCGCTTTCAGCGCCTACGTCTGGCTGTTGAGCGTGCGACCGGCCACGCAGGTGAGCACCTATGCCTACGTGAACCCTGTGGTGGCCGTGCTGCTGGGCGTATGGCTGGGCAAGGAGCAGATCGGCGTAATGGAGATCGGCGGGCTGGTGATAATCCTGCTCGGCGTGCTGCTCATAAACTGGGCGAAGTACCGCGCCCGCTGA
- a CDS encoding transketolase, producing the protein MARTKTAPEAEISLSELKEEVLRDYELCVLSREASLIGRKEVLGGKAKFGIFGDGKELAQVCMAKQFRDGDWRSGYYRDMTFMFAIGQLTVQQWFAQLYAHADVQADPSSAGRSMNGHFATRSLDDNGEWKDLMAQPNSSPDISPTGGQMPRLLGLAQASKVFRNNEALHGHTHLTDRGNEVAFGTIGDASTSEGHFWETMNAAGVLSVPLAMSVWDDGWGISVSKAYQTTKGSISTLLSGFQREPGTNGIELFKTKGWDYVSLNRTYETAIALCRAEHVPVLIHVEEVTQPQGHSTSGSHERYKSSVSDWIRDKDGNRVEEVPLLDWYKVYDCNVKFREWILNARPGGELIASVQELEELEAKAKADARAAQKAAWKAFQDEIKSELNDVAFMIEALAGARFPEGSNTAETITNLVKELRSEMSPGRKEVVSAARRALLLAATADPIARQPLKDWIENAMSLNGDRYGSHLYSESAKSCLKVREVPVEYATDEQVDGRIIIRDNFKALFEQEPLLLTFGEDTGKIGDVNQGMEGMQGWFGELRVSDTGIREATILGQGIGMALRGLRPVAEIQYLDYLLYCLQGMSDDLATVLWRTKGGQKCPLIVRTRGHRLEGVWHSGSPMGMIINSLRGVVVCVPRNMQQAAGMYNTLLQSDDPALVIECLNGYRSKERLPSNLGEFTVPIGVPEVWCEGTDITIVSYGSTFHVAQKAAERLHALGIDVEMIDVRTLLPFDLNHTIVESLKKTNRLLVVDEDVPGGASAYILQQILEVQGGYRYLDGTPSTLTAKAHRPAYGSDGDYFSKPSVEDVVEKVVGMLSE; encoded by the coding sequence ATGGCCCGCACCAAGACCGCACCCGAAGCCGAGATCAGCTTGAGCGAATTGAAAGAGGAAGTCCTGCGCGATTACGAGCTCTGCGTGCTCAGCCGCGAGGCCTCGCTCATCGGCCGCAAGGAAGTCCTTGGAGGCAAGGCCAAGTTCGGGATCTTCGGCGATGGCAAGGAACTGGCGCAGGTGTGCATGGCCAAGCAGTTCCGCGATGGCGATTGGCGCAGCGGCTACTACCGCGACATGACCTTCATGTTCGCCATCGGGCAGCTCACCGTGCAGCAATGGTTCGCGCAGCTCTATGCGCACGCCGATGTGCAGGCCGACCCCAGCAGCGCAGGCCGCAGCATGAACGGCCACTTCGCCACGCGCAGCCTCGACGACAACGGCGAGTGGAAGGACCTGATGGCCCAGCCGAACTCATCGCCCGATATCTCCCCCACCGGCGGACAGATGCCGCGACTGCTCGGCCTTGCGCAGGCGAGCAAGGTGTTCCGCAACAACGAGGCGCTGCACGGCCACACGCACCTCACTGATAGAGGCAATGAGGTCGCCTTCGGCACCATCGGCGATGCCAGCACCAGCGAAGGTCACTTCTGGGAGACCATGAATGCCGCCGGCGTGCTCAGCGTGCCCTTGGCCATGAGCGTGTGGGACGATGGCTGGGGCATCAGCGTGAGCAAGGCCTACCAGACCACCAAGGGCAGCATCAGCACGCTGCTCTCCGGCTTCCAGCGCGAGCCGGGCACCAATGGCATCGAGCTCTTCAAGACCAAGGGCTGGGACTACGTGTCGCTGAACCGCACCTACGAGACGGCCATCGCCCTGTGCCGCGCCGAGCATGTGCCCGTGCTCATCCACGTGGAGGAGGTGACGCAGCCGCAGGGCCACAGCACCAGCGGCAGCCACGAGCGCTACAAGAGCAGCGTGAGCGATTGGATCCGCGACAAGGACGGCAACCGCGTGGAGGAAGTGCCCCTGCTCGATTGGTACAAGGTGTACGACTGCAACGTGAAGTTCCGCGAGTGGATCCTGAATGCGCGTCCCGGCGGCGAGCTGATCGCCAGCGTGCAGGAGCTCGAGGAACTGGAAGCCAAGGCCAAGGCCGATGCGCGCGCCGCGCAGAAAGCCGCGTGGAAAGCGTTCCAGGACGAGATCAAGTCCGAGTTGAACGATGTGGCGTTCATGATCGAAGCGCTGGCCGGTGCGCGTTTCCCTGAGGGCTCGAACACGGCGGAGACCATCACCAACCTGGTCAAGGAGCTTCGTTCTGAGATGAGCCCCGGTCGCAAGGAAGTGGTGAGCGCTGCCCGGCGTGCGTTGCTGCTGGCCGCCACGGCTGATCCCATCGCACGCCAGCCTCTGAAAGATTGGATCGAGAACGCGATGTCGTTGAACGGTGACCGCTACGGCTCGCACCTCTACTCCGAGAGCGCGAAGAGCTGCCTCAAGGTCCGCGAAGTGCCGGTGGAATACGCCACCGACGAACAGGTCGACGGCCGCATCATCATCCGCGACAACTTCAAGGCCCTCTTCGAGCAGGAGCCGCTGCTGCTCACCTTCGGCGAGGACACCGGCAAGATCGGCGATGTGAACCAGGGCATGGAAGGCATGCAGGGCTGGTTCGGTGAATTGCGCGTGAGCGATACCGGCATCCGCGAGGCCACCATCCTCGGCCAGGGCATCGGCATGGCGCTGCGCGGACTGCGCCCCGTGGCCGAGATCCAATACCTCGATTACCTGCTCTATTGCCTGCAAGGCATGAGCGACGACCTGGCCACCGTGCTCTGGCGCACCAAAGGCGGACAGAAGTGCCCGCTCATCGTGCGCACGCGCGGCCACCGCTTAGAAGGCGTTTGGCACAGCGGCAGCCCCATGGGCATGATCATCAACAGCCTGCGCGGCGTGGTGGTGTGCGTGCCGCGCAACATGCAGCAGGCCGCTGGCATGTACAACACCTTGCTGCAGAGCGACGACCCCGCGCTGGTGATCGAATGCCTCAACGGCTACCGCAGCAAGGAGCGCCTGCCCAGCAACCTCGGCGAGTTCACCGTGCCCATCGGCGTGCCCGAAGTCTGGTGCGAAGGCACCGACATCACCATCGTGAGCTACGGCAGCACCTTCCATGTGGCACAGAAAGCAGCGGAGCGCCTCCACGCCCTCGGCATCGATGTGGAGATGATCGATGTGCGCACCCTCCTCCCCTTCGACCTCAACCACACGATCGTGGAGAGCCTGAAGAAGACCAACCGCCTGCTGGTGGTGGATGAGGATGTGCCCGGCGGCGCCAGCGCGTACATCCTGCAGCAGATCCTGGAAGTGCAGGGCGGCTACCGCTACCTCGATGGCACGCCTTCAACCCTCACCGCGAAGGCGCACCGCCCCGCCTACGGCAGCGATGGCGACTACTTCAGCAAGCCGAGCGTGGAGGATGTGGTGGAGAAGGTGGTGGGGATGCTCAGTGAGTAG
- a CDS encoding GIY-YIG nuclease family protein has product MTAWVYIMTNRRGGVLYVGVTSDLKGRVAKHKNKTYPNSFSAQYNLDKLVYYEKIDGMSKAIEREKQLKAGNRARKVKLIEGMNPEWTDLCS; this is encoded by the coding sequence ATGACCGCCTGGGTGTACATCATGACCAACCGCCGCGGCGGCGTGCTCTACGTGGGCGTTACCTCCGACCTCAAGGGCCGCGTGGCCAAGCACAAGAACAAGACCTACCCCAACAGCTTCTCCGCGCAGTACAATCTGGACAAGCTCGTGTACTACGAGAAGATCGATGGCATGAGCAAGGCCATTGAGCGCGAAAAGCAACTGAAGGCCGGCAACCGCGCGCGCAAGGTGAAGCTCATCGAGGGCATGAACCCGGAGTGGACTGACCTCTGCTCATAG
- a CDS encoding TIR domain-containing protein, with the protein MKEKIPETATLRLEEVFRTNGTPTYTFVVPKRYPEILLSLRTAGRCLVIEGPSGIGKTSAIENAIKEAGLSGDVLRLSGRRPTDIEYIRSISTTKGAGVIVIDDFHKLDAALQNSLADYLKLLADGADDDTKVIIIGINRAGDSLIHFANDLVNRLDIVEFESEPDEKIVALIEKGEDSLGLKIGVKGDVVEAVHGSFYLAQMLCREICLESKVLERTHVPKFLDTSFELVKSSVWTRLDKVYRQRCIDFCRGSKLRKAGRAPYLHVLHWLSECPSWSLNLKEELRKHNELRGSIGQVIDKGFLGEVINSNPDIDSVIHFNEDAETLTIEDPQFLFYISNISWRSFAKEIGFTTISFNRKYDFALSFAGPDRSYAKGIFDALTEHEVEVFYDKNEQQRILAEDVEEYLRPIYASEAEFVVVLLGKDYPMRVWTRLESNVFKDRFQDGKVIPIWFDDVAESAFDESRKVGGHTIKKAADKDDEIRAVVDLLIAKLQDSRNSN; encoded by the coding sequence ATGAAAGAGAAGATACCAGAAACCGCCACTCTGCGGCTTGAGGAAGTCTTTCGTACCAATGGAACTCCCACATACACCTTTGTCGTTCCGAAGCGCTACCCGGAAATTCTGCTCAGCCTACGCACTGCCGGAAGGTGCTTAGTAATTGAAGGCCCGTCGGGCATTGGTAAGACATCCGCTATTGAGAATGCCATAAAGGAGGCCGGTCTATCCGGGGACGTGCTCAGGTTAAGTGGAAGACGACCCACGGACATAGAGTACATCCGGAGCATTTCTACCACAAAAGGGGCTGGAGTAATCGTCATCGATGACTTTCACAAGCTTGATGCAGCGCTGCAAAACAGCTTAGCAGATTATCTAAAACTGCTTGCCGATGGTGCTGACGATGATACTAAAGTCATCATCATTGGGATAAACAGAGCCGGCGACAGCCTCATTCATTTTGCGAATGACCTTGTGAACAGGTTAGATATCGTTGAGTTTGAATCGGAACCGGATGAGAAGATTGTAGCGTTAATTGAAAAAGGAGAGGACTCGTTAGGTCTGAAGATTGGAGTCAAGGGTGATGTAGTGGAGGCAGTCCATGGTAGCTTCTACCTCGCACAGATGCTCTGTCGAGAGATTTGTCTTGAATCGAAGGTGCTTGAGAGAACACATGTGCCGAAGTTCTTAGATACCAGTTTCGAGTTAGTAAAATCCAGTGTATGGACCCGACTCGACAAGGTCTACCGTCAGCGCTGCATTGACTTTTGTCGTGGGTCAAAACTGCGCAAGGCTGGCAGGGCGCCATACCTGCATGTCTTGCACTGGTTGTCTGAATGTCCGAGTTGGTCTTTGAATCTTAAAGAAGAACTTCGAAAACACAATGAATTGCGCGGAAGCATCGGCCAAGTGATTGACAAGGGTTTTCTTGGAGAGGTAATCAATTCAAATCCGGATATTGACTCAGTGATTCACTTCAATGAGGACGCAGAAACCTTGACGATTGAGGACCCGCAGTTCCTCTTCTACATCAGCAACATTTCTTGGAGGTCCTTCGCGAAGGAAATCGGATTCACGACCATTTCATTCAATCGCAAGTATGACTTTGCTCTGTCCTTTGCAGGGCCGGACCGAAGCTACGCAAAGGGCATTTTCGATGCCTTGACCGAACATGAGGTCGAAGTCTTTTACGACAAGAATGAACAACAGAGAATTCTAGCCGAGGACGTTGAGGAGTATCTGCGACCGATATATGCATCAGAAGCAGAATTTGTTGTCGTACTGCTTGGCAAAGATTACCCGATGCGAGTTTGGACAAGGCTTGAATCCAATGTGTTTAAGGACCGGTTCCAGGACGGAAAGGTCATTCCTATTTGGTTTGATGATGTTGCTGAGAGTGCCTTCGATGAGAGCCGAAAAGTCGGTGGACACACAATCAAGAAGGCCGCAGATAAGGACGACGAGATTAGAGCCGTCGTTGACCTCTTGATTGCTAAGTTACAGGACAGTCGAAACAGCAATTAG